Genomic DNA from Acuticoccus sp. MNP-M23:
TGCCGGGCGTGGGTGTCATCGGACCTGCGCTCCTTGTTGCTCCACTGCATAAAGGCACCGAAGCCCGCAGCCGCAACCTGCCTTCGCAGACCGATTTGTCCGAATTGTGAGGCAACGCAAGAAAATTCGCGTTGCCTCAAAGGTGTGGCCGCTCCGGATCCTGCGGTTGCGGGCGTCCGGGCGGCGCCGCTCAGTTGTTGCCGCGCAATTTCTTCAGGCCGTCCAGTGCCACCACGGAGATGATGAAGCTGCCGATGAAGGCGCCCTGCCAGAAGGTGGAGATACCGAGGAGGATCAGCGAGTTGCGGATCACCTCGATGAGCAGTGCGCCCAGGATGGCGCCCAGCACCGAGCCTTCGCCGCCGGCCAGCCGCGCCCCGCCAATGACGGCAGCAGCAATCACCGTCAGCTCCATGGCGGTGCCAAGGTTGGTGGTGACGCTGCCCAGCCAGCCGACCATCAGGATGCCGGCGACACCTGCCGTGAAGGCCGAGAACATGTAGACCGTCACCTTCATCATCCGCACCGGGATGCCGGTGAGGAGGGCGGCGTGTTCGTTGCCGCCGATGGCGAACACGTACTGGCCCCACCGTGTCCAGCGGTAAACGAACGCCATCACGATCGCGATCGCGGCCAGCACAAGGACCGGGTTGGGTATCCCGCCGAAGTTGCCGCCGCCAATGCCAAGGAGCATGGCCTGATCGGGCCCGAACTCGTAGATCATCTTGTTGTTGGACAGGACCAGCGCCATCGAGCGGGCGAACGACAGCATCCCCAGCGTCACCACAAAGGGCGGGATGCCCACAAACGCAATCAGCGCCCCGTTGACGAAGCCCACCAGCAACGACGCGCCAATGGCAAAGAAGGCAGACACGGCGAAGGAGTGCCCCTCGCTCATGAACAGCCCCATCACCACGGCGGACAGGACAACAGACGCGCCGACCGAAAGGTCGATGCCGCCGGCCGCAATGACCGTGGTCATGCCGATGGCGATGATGGCAACGAAGGCAAAGTTGCGGGTGACGTTGAAGAGGTTGCGCTCGGTGGCAAACGTGTCGGTGACGATGCTGAGCGCCAGACAGGCGACAATGGCGGCGACGAACACCCAGAACACCTGAAGCCCCACGATCCGGGACAGGATTGTGCGGTTCTGGCTCTGGCCGATCGCGTCTTCGAGGGAGGTGTTCATGCTGCGCTCTTGAACCGGGTCTCGATGGCGCCGGTGATGAGGCCGGTCACCTCTTCGGGCGAGGTTTCGGCGGTGGCCATCTCGGCGACCAGCTCGCCGCGCCGCAGCACGGCAACCCGGTCGCACACGGAAAACACGTCCGGCATCCGGTGGCTGATCAGGACGACGGCAATCCCGCGCTCGCGCAGCCTGCGGATCAGCTCCAGCACTTCGGCCACCTGGCGCACCGAGATGGCGGCGGTGGGCTCGTCCATCAGCACCACCTTGGGGTCGGACAGGAGCGTCCGGGTGATGGCCACGGCCTGACGCTGCCCGCCGGACATCTTGCGCACCATGTCGCTCGGCCGCGTTTCGGACTTGAGGTGAGCGAAGAGTTCGCCCGCGCGCCTGCGCATCCCGGCATAATCGATGATCGAGATGGGCCCGAAGCCCTTCATCTTCTCGCGCCCCAGAAACACGTTGGAGGCGGCCGTCATGTTATCGCAAAGGGCAAGGTCCTGATAGACGACCTCGATGCCGGCATGCTGGGCATCCTTGGGATGGTGAAATGAGACGGGTTTGCCGTCCAGCCGGATTTCGCCGCGGCTTGCCCCGAAGTTCCCGGCGATGATTTTTACTAGCGTCGATTTGCCGGCTCCGTTGTCACCCATAAGGCCGAGCGCTTCGCCCGCCTTGATCGACAGGGTTACGCCGTTGAGAGCGCGTATCGCGCCAAAATGCTTACTGATCCCTGTCAATTCCAGTCGTTCCGAAGCCATTTCCACCCCTGTTTTAGTGCGTTTATTAGAAAGAATATAGTTGACGATTCGCCGGCAGTAAATATTATCAGACTTAGATCGCTATCGTGTTTGCAATTTAATTGCGGATGGTTGCTGTTCTATTTTGCATTTTTGCAGGAGCGCCGCCATTCAATTCGTGACCTTGCTTCAAGGGCTGCGGGCTGACGTGTTTTGCCGATCTGCTGACAAAAAATGGCGATGCGGCATACGTCGCCGTCAAGAACAAAACAATTGGGAGGGACTATGAAGCGATTTACCATTCTCGCTGCAGCCGGCGCACTGGCCTTGACCGCGGGCGCAGCCTACGCCCAG
This window encodes:
- a CDS encoding ATP-binding cassette domain-containing protein, giving the protein MASERLELTGISKHFGAIRALNGVTLSIKAGEALGLMGDNGAGKSTLVKIIAGNFGASRGEIRLDGKPVSFHHPKDAQHAGIEVVYQDLALCDNMTAASNVFLGREKMKGFGPISIIDYAGMRRRAGELFAHLKSETRPSDMVRKMSGGQRQAVAITRTLLSDPKVVLMDEPTAAISVRQVAEVLELIRRLRERGIAVVLISHRMPDVFSVCDRVAVLRRGELVAEMATAETSPEEVTGLITGAIETRFKSAA
- a CDS encoding ABC transporter permease → MNTSLEDAIGQSQNRTILSRIVGLQVFWVFVAAIVACLALSIVTDTFATERNLFNVTRNFAFVAIIAIGMTTVIAAGGIDLSVGASVVLSAVVMGLFMSEGHSFAVSAFFAIGASLLVGFVNGALIAFVGIPPFVVTLGMLSFARSMALVLSNNKMIYEFGPDQAMLLGIGGGNFGGIPNPVLVLAAIAIVMAFVYRWTRWGQYVFAIGGNEHAALLTGIPVRMMKVTVYMFSAFTAGVAGILMVGWLGSVTTNLGTAMELTVIAAAVIGGARLAGGEGSVLGAILGALLIEVIRNSLILLGISTFWQGAFIGSFIISVVALDGLKKLRGNN